A genome region from Triticum aestivum cultivar Chinese Spring chromosome 2B, IWGSC CS RefSeq v2.1, whole genome shotgun sequence includes the following:
- the LOC123046366 gene encoding AT-hook motif nuclear-localized protein 10 isoform X2 → MRPPPAVMTASSSEKKAAKRSGPPRPRGRKSQLALLGGCSPGNAFAPHILLINRGEDITSKIMLLSELHSKSICILSANGPLSAITLRLSSHSGGLDNAVYQGQFEIISLKGSYLLSDEGGSGNSSGGLSIMVSTPCGSLFGGSVGGPLIAADPVQVIAGSFNYTVTEEKKEPKTSDSQLNELKVPWELDAMPYEPFSPLPLFGWSRIEDVKLDRHDFDLTNG, encoded by the exons ATGCGACCGCCGCCCGCGGTGATGACGGCCTCCTCGTCGGAGAAGAAGGCGGCGAAGCGGAGCGGACCACCGAGGCCCCGAGGGAGGAAGTCGCAGCTCGCCCTCCTCG GGGGGTGCTCACCTGGAAATGCATTTGCTCCACATATACTGCTTATCAATCGGGGAGAG GATATTACCTCCAAGATTATGCTGTTATCAGAGCTGCACTCCAAATCCATCTGCATTCTATCAGCCAATGGCCCATTATCAGCTATAACTCTCCGTCTATCTTCACATTCAGGTGGCCTTGACAATGCAGTTTACCAG GGTCAGTTTGAGATAATTTCACTAAAAGGCTCTTATCTGCTGTCTGATGAGGGTGGCTCAGGAAACAGCAGTGGGGGTTTAAGCATTATGGTTTCTACTCCTTGCGGCAGCTTGTTTGGAGGTAGCGTTGGAGGGCCGCTGATCGCTGCTGACCCTGTGCAG GTAATTGCTGGAAGCTTCAATTACACGGTGACAGAGGAAAAGAAGGAGCCAAAGACCAGTGACAGCCAACTTAATGAGCTGAAAGTACCTTGGGAGCTGGATGCAATGCCTTATGAACCATTTTCACCTTTGCCTCTGTTTGGGTGGTCCAGGATTGAAGATGTCAAACTTGATCGCCACGACTTCGACCTGACCAATGGTTAG
- the LOC123046366 gene encoding AT-hook motif nuclear-localized protein 1 isoform X1 yields the protein MRPPPAVMTASSSEKKAAKRSGPPRPRGRKSQLALLGECRSRGTGGCSPGNAFAPHILLINRGEDITSKIMLLSELHSKSICILSANGPLSAITLRLSSHSGGLDNAVYQGQFEIISLKGSYLLSDEGGSGNSSGGLSIMVSTPCGSLFGGSVGGPLIAADPVQVIAGSFNYTVTEEKKEPKTSDSQLNELKVPWELDAMPYEPFSPLPLFGWSRIEDVKLDRHDFDLTNG from the exons ATGCGACCGCCGCCCGCGGTGATGACGGCCTCCTCGTCGGAGAAGAAGGCGGCGAAGCGGAGCGGACCACCGAGGCCCCGAGGGAGGAAGTCGCAGCTCGCCCTCCTCGGTGAGTGCCGTTCGCGAGGAACA GGGGGGTGCTCACCTGGAAATGCATTTGCTCCACATATACTGCTTATCAATCGGGGAGAG GATATTACCTCCAAGATTATGCTGTTATCAGAGCTGCACTCCAAATCCATCTGCATTCTATCAGCCAATGGCCCATTATCAGCTATAACTCTCCGTCTATCTTCACATTCAGGTGGCCTTGACAATGCAGTTTACCAG GGTCAGTTTGAGATAATTTCACTAAAAGGCTCTTATCTGCTGTCTGATGAGGGTGGCTCAGGAAACAGCAGTGGGGGTTTAAGCATTATGGTTTCTACTCCTTGCGGCAGCTTGTTTGGAGGTAGCGTTGGAGGGCCGCTGATCGCTGCTGACCCTGTGCAG GTAATTGCTGGAAGCTTCAATTACACGGTGACAGAGGAAAAGAAGGAGCCAAAGACCAGTGACAGCCAACTTAATGAGCTGAAAGTACCTTGGGAGCTGGATGCAATGCCTTATGAACCATTTTCACCTTTGCCTCTGTTTGGGTGGTCCAGGATTGAAGATGTCAAACTTGATCGCCACGACTTCGACCTGACCAATGGTTAG
- the LOC123046366 gene encoding AT-hook motif nuclear-localized protein 5 isoform X4, protein MRPPPAVMTASSSEKKAAKRSGPPRPRGRKSQLALLGECRSRGTGGCSPGNAFAPHILLINRGEGQFEIISLKGSYLLSDEGGSGNSSGGLSIMVSTPCGSLFGGSVGGPLIAADPVQVIAGSFNYTVTEEKKEPKTSDSQLNELKVPWELDAMPYEPFSPLPLFGWSRIEDVKLDRHDFDLTNG, encoded by the exons ATGCGACCGCCGCCCGCGGTGATGACGGCCTCCTCGTCGGAGAAGAAGGCGGCGAAGCGGAGCGGACCACCGAGGCCCCGAGGGAGGAAGTCGCAGCTCGCCCTCCTCGGTGAGTGCCGTTCGCGAGGAACA GGGGGGTGCTCACCTGGAAATGCATTTGCTCCACATATACTGCTTATCAATCGGGGAGAG GGTCAGTTTGAGATAATTTCACTAAAAGGCTCTTATCTGCTGTCTGATGAGGGTGGCTCAGGAAACAGCAGTGGGGGTTTAAGCATTATGGTTTCTACTCCTTGCGGCAGCTTGTTTGGAGGTAGCGTTGGAGGGCCGCTGATCGCTGCTGACCCTGTGCAG GTAATTGCTGGAAGCTTCAATTACACGGTGACAGAGGAAAAGAAGGAGCCAAAGACCAGTGACAGCCAACTTAATGAGCTGAAAGTACCTTGGGAGCTGGATGCAATGCCTTATGAACCATTTTCACCTTTGCCTCTGTTTGGGTGGTCCAGGATTGAAGATGTCAAACTTGATCGCCACGACTTCGACCTGACCAATGGTTAG
- the LOC123046367 gene encoding probable phospholipid hydroperoxide glutathione peroxidase translates to MAAASSATSVHDFTVKDASGKDVDLSVYKGKVLLIVNVASQCGLTNSNYTELSQLYPKYKDQGFEILAFPCNQFGGQEPGTNDEIVQFACTRFKAEYPIFDKVDVNGSNVSPLYKFLKSSKGGLFGDSIKWNFSKFLVDKEGHVVDRYAPTTSPLSIEKDIKKLLGSS, encoded by the exons atggccgccgcgtCGTCCGCCACCTCCGTCCACGACTTCACCGTCAAG GATGCAAGCGGCAAGGACGTCGACCTCAGCGTCTACAAGGGGAAGGTTCTTCTCATTGTTAACGTCGCATCCCAGTG TGGCTTGACCAACTCCAACTACACCGAGCTGAGCCAGCTGTACCCGAAGTACAAGGACCAAG GCTTTGAGATCTTGGCTTTCCCATGCAATCAGTTTGGTGGGCAGGAGCCTGGCACCAATGATGAGATCGTTCAGTTTGCCTGCACCCGCTTCAAGGCCGAGTACCCCATTTTCGACAAG GTTGATGTCAACGGCAGCAATGTTTCCCCCCTGTACAAGTTCCTGAAGTCTAGCAAAGGTGGCCTTTTCGGCGACAGCATCAAGTGGAACTTCTCCAAGTTCTTGGTTGACAAGGAGGGTCACGTTGTTGACCGCTATGCCCCGACCACTTCCCCACTAAGCATTGAG aaggatatcaagaagctgcTTGGGAGCTCTTAG
- the LOC123046366 gene encoding AT-hook motif nuclear-localized protein 10 isoform X3 — MRPPPAVMTASSSEKKAAKRSGPPRPRGRKSQLALLGECRSRGTDITSKIMLLSELHSKSICILSANGPLSAITLRLSSHSGGLDNAVYQGQFEIISLKGSYLLSDEGGSGNSSGGLSIMVSTPCGSLFGGSVGGPLIAADPVQVIAGSFNYTVTEEKKEPKTSDSQLNELKVPWELDAMPYEPFSPLPLFGWSRIEDVKLDRHDFDLTNG; from the exons ATGCGACCGCCGCCCGCGGTGATGACGGCCTCCTCGTCGGAGAAGAAGGCGGCGAAGCGGAGCGGACCACCGAGGCCCCGAGGGAGGAAGTCGCAGCTCGCCCTCCTCGGTGAGTGCCGTTCGCGAGGAACA GATATTACCTCCAAGATTATGCTGTTATCAGAGCTGCACTCCAAATCCATCTGCATTCTATCAGCCAATGGCCCATTATCAGCTATAACTCTCCGTCTATCTTCACATTCAGGTGGCCTTGACAATGCAGTTTACCAG GGTCAGTTTGAGATAATTTCACTAAAAGGCTCTTATCTGCTGTCTGATGAGGGTGGCTCAGGAAACAGCAGTGGGGGTTTAAGCATTATGGTTTCTACTCCTTGCGGCAGCTTGTTTGGAGGTAGCGTTGGAGGGCCGCTGATCGCTGCTGACCCTGTGCAG GTAATTGCTGGAAGCTTCAATTACACGGTGACAGAGGAAAAGAAGGAGCCAAAGACCAGTGACAGCCAACTTAATGAGCTGAAAGTACCTTGGGAGCTGGATGCAATGCCTTATGAACCATTTTCACCTTTGCCTCTGTTTGGGTGGTCCAGGATTGAAGATGTCAAACTTGATCGCCACGACTTCGACCTGACCAATGGTTAG